TGACCTGGTCCAGGCCGGATGCCATGGTCAGCTGCGTCTGAAGGTCCTCGTTCTTCTTCTGCTCCTGGCGCAATTCCGCCTTCATGCTGGCCAGCTCACTGCTGTAGGACGCCGATACCGACATGCGCGTCACCATCAGCGTACCCAGTGCAAGAAATGCAAAGATTAGGCTAAACAGGGACGCCCTGTGCAGCCACAGGCGCATGGCCCGCGCGCGGCGCGCCTTGCGCTTTGCCGTGCGCGCGGCAGGACGGGGCTGCGGCCGCCTGCGTGGCGCGGGCTCCTCCCACTCCAAGGCGCGCTCCGGCGCCACAGCCAGGTTGCCGTGCGTGACGTAACCACGCTGCTGCGCTGGGCGCTGCGGCATCCGCCGTACGTTTCTCGCCTGTGCCATTTCTATGTCAACTCGCTTTCCAGTTAGAACATTTTTCTCTTTTGTATCCGTCTTTTCTCCAACAGGGGGCGCCGCGCCAAAAGGGGGCCTCCCGTCAGATTTTCTGCGCCACGCGCAGCTTGGCGCTGCGGGCACGGGGGTTGCTTGCCAGCTCCTCGGTGTCCGGCAGGATGGGCTTGCGGGTGATGATACGCAGCTGCGGCGTCTTGCCACAGGTGCATACCGGCGCCTCGCGCGGGCAGGTGCAGGGGTGCTCTAGATGCTTGAAGCCCTGCTTGACCAGCCTGTCCTCCAGGGAATGGAAGGTGATGATAGCGATGCGCGCCCCCGGCTTCATGATCGCTGTGATGCCCTCCAGCAGGCGCTGGATGCTCCCCAGCTCATCGTTGACCTCGATGCGGATGGCCTGAAAGGTGCGCTTGGCCGGATGGGGCCCCTCGCGCCGCGCGCCCGATGGAATGGCCGCCTTGATCACGTCCACCAAATCCTGTGTGGTAGCGATGGGCGCCTGCCCGCGCCGCGCCACGATAAACTGCGCGATACGGCTTGCCCAGCGCTCCTCGCCGTAATTGCGAATCACGTCCTGCAGCTGCTGCTGCGTATAGCCGTTGACCACGTCATAGGCGCGAAAGTCCCGCGTGCGGTCCATGCGCATATCCAGCGGTGCGTCGTGCTGGTAGGAAAAGCCCCGCGCGGCCTCGTCCAGCTGGTAGGAGGAAACCCCCAAATCCAGCAGAATGCCGTCCGCCAAGCCCCAGCCCACTTCGGAAACCAGCTGTGCCATATCGGCAAAGTTTCCCTTGCACAGGCACACGCGTGCACCGTAGGGTGCCAGACGCACCCCCGCGCTTTTGAGCGCGTCGTCGTCCCGGTCAATGCCGATGAGTCTTCCATCGGGCGCACTTGCCCGCAGAATGGCCTCGCTGTGCCCGCCACCGCCCAGCGTGCCGTCGACATAGAAGCCGCCGCTTTTGCACGCAAGCGCCTGGATGCAGGCATCCAGCATCACCGAAACATGGGCAAAATCCATCGCTCGATCACCTTCGCTTTACACGCCCAGCAGCGACATGCTCGCCAGGATATCGTCGTAGTTGTCCACGGCGTTGGCGGAGTATGCGCTCCAGCGCTCGCGGTTCCAGATCTCCACGCGGCTCAGCGAGCCGATGACCACCGCCTCTTTATCCAGCCCCGCGTATTCGCGCAGGGATGCCGAAAGCAGGATGCGGCCCTGCTTGTCCACCTCACAGAGATTGGCGCTGGCAAAGAGCACGCGCAAAAACGCCTGGGAATCCTTGTCCCCCAGCGAAAGGGTGCGCAGGCGCTGGGCAAAGTTGTTGAACTCCTCTTTGCTGAACACAAACAGGCAGCCGCTCGTACCCTTGGTCACGATAAACTGCTCGCCCAAGCCTTCCCGAAAGCGCGAAGGCATAATGAGTCTTCCTTTGGCATCTATCGTATGTTGATACTCACCGAAAAACATCATTACACCTCCTCTTTTCCCAGTCTTATGGTTCCACTTTACACCACTTCCCCCCACAATTCAATACTTTTTTGTGCATTTCCACCACTTGGCACAACTACTCCCCATCCGTCACAGATCGCGTCACATGCGCGCAACAAAAAAAGCGCCCCGACAAGGGGGACGCTTTTTCCC
Above is a window of Maliibacterium massiliense DNA encoding:
- the rsmH gene encoding 16S rRNA (cytosine(1402)-N(4))-methyltransferase RsmH; protein product: MDFAHVSVMLDACIQALACKSGGFYVDGTLGGGGHSEAILRASAPDGRLIGIDRDDDALKSAGVRLAPYGARVCLCKGNFADMAQLVSEVGWGLADGILLDLGVSSYQLDEAARGFSYQHDAPLDMRMDRTRDFRAYDVVNGYTQQQLQDVIRNYGEERWASRIAQFIVARRGQAPIATTQDLVDVIKAAIPSGARREGPHPAKRTFQAIRIEVNDELGSIQRLLEGITAIMKPGARIAIITFHSLEDRLVKQGFKHLEHPCTCPREAPVCTCGKTPQLRIITRKPILPDTEELASNPRARSAKLRVAQKI
- the mraZ gene encoding division/cell wall cluster transcriptional repressor MraZ; translation: MFFGEYQHTIDAKGRLIMPSRFREGLGEQFIVTKGTSGCLFVFSKEEFNNFAQRLRTLSLGDKDSQAFLRVLFASANLCEVDKQGRILLSASLREYAGLDKEAVVIGSLSRVEIWNRERWSAYSANAVDNYDDILASMSLLGV